The genome window CTTACCAAAGTATACAACATCCAGAGATGTCCATACAAGCAGACTTGTTGCTGCACATACATTAGTGTTCAACATCGCCATCGAAGCATCGATATTTGCTGCATAGGGTGCACCGCCATTGAATCCTGACCAGCCCATCCACAATAGGCCAGCACCCGCAAGCATCAGCAACACATTGTTAGGAGGAAATCTCTCCCTGTCACTTTTTAGCCTCGGTCCGACCTGTGTCACTTTCAACAGGTTAGCATCATGGCTGCAAGAGTGAAATATAGAGTCTAAAAaactccaatttgttttttatttaggaaaGGGAATGATTTAAAATACCCAATAAGCTGCTGTCAACCCTGCAATTCCAGAGGAGAGGTGAATAACATAGCCGCCGGAGTAATCAATGACACCCCAATGATAAAGAAATCCACCGCCCCATAGACTAAAAGCACCAACAGTGTAGGAGAATATGAGCCATAGAGGGACAAAAGCCATCCAAGCTTTAATATTCATGCGGCCGAGAACAGAACCAGCAAGCAAAATGAGGGTAATAGCAGCAAAAGTAAATTGGAAGTACACAAGTGTGGCCATTGGATACAAAGGCGCAACAGTTTCCCTTGTTCCATCTTCATGTGTATGCGTACTTTCAGGGATCCTGGCTTGGGCTATTAGATACTTTTGGCCTAAAGCTGGAGCACCCTTGCCCCAGAAGGGGAGGAGTTCATCGCCGAAGGCCATTCGGTAGCATAAAAGCACCCAGCAAATGAGGACAGCAGCAAAGGCGTAGAGGGCCATGAAGGCAGAGTTTACAGCCCATTTCTTCTTGACTATGCTGGCATAGAGTATGACAAGCCCTGGCATGCTCTGGGTGGCAACTAGAATTGATGCTATCATTTGCCATGCATTGTCTCCTTTGTTTAGCCATGAAGGAACTGCTGGTGAAACTTGTTCATATGCGGGGGCATCCATTGCTGCAGCAAAAAGCCCTTAATTCtctgtaatatatatttttgtaagtCTCTTTgtgtttcttaatttctttgataCTTTTATAAGGTTAGGTCAAGCAATGTGAAGTCATGTTTCATTATCATAGCAGCATCTACtacttttaatcaaatcaaatggcaTTTAGCTGATTTCCACTTGTTTATGAGATGCATTCACACATGGAATGTAACATGATAGATCCTATTTTCAAAAAGACAAGTTAATATAAGATGTGTGacctacataaataaaataataagctATTAAATGTTTGAATGAAATATTCATTCTAAAGTCAACTTTGagaaataattttctatttaataatgatttttgtatatgaatatttataaaaagaatattattgtttgtacgTATTCTTATAATtgatgatggattttttttaaaagaaaacctacctagaaatttcaaaaactactACTGCGCACGCACACAAAATGCTTTGGtgataattttctatttaacaATGATTTTtgtatatgaatatttataaaaagaatattattgtttgtattcttataattaattgatgatggattttttaaaaaaaaacctacccagaaatttaaaaaactactaCTGCACGCACATAAAATACTTTGGTACTGTGGTCCAAACCTAGGCTATATATGACGCTTCCagttgatcatatatatatatatatatatatatatatatatatatatatatatatatatatatatatatatatatatatatattctggcATTTTCTAATTTGCTAGGCCTGCGCctacacaaataaaattaaagaaacagtTGCAGAAAAGGACGATGCAATATGCTATTGAGATAAAGAATTTTGGCTCTTGGATTATACTTAGGATTCCTAACttcaaacaacaacaataataataataataataataataataataataataatgttatagCCACCATATTTCTATGAGTCCACGAGGGGCTATTCAAATACAAAACTACAATATTACTGCATAACTGAGAATTGTCGAATCCAGGTGGTTAAGTCGAGGGATTAAAGTGTTgatccaaaattaattataagttCTCCAATAATTAATAGGTAGTATTTGTATAGGAATGGAGACTTTATAATAATTAGCATTTTAGTctatttctaatatataataattattgtttatatgtTCTTAAGCATgattaagataaaaattaagaacatgATATATTTATGACTATATGTTAGAATATTTATCTTTAAGTACCATGTTtacaatttgaaaattatattataatcgGTTGTTAATCATCAAAGAAGTCAAATCACTAAGACAAATGAGTTTGTacaatattctttcttttcaatcacctataaattttgatgtttataaatgtaatgataattatttatttatgaataaattaaagttaattaTTATAAGACATTGTAGGATCACCCAAAGGTTGATTAgtagtttttatgatttgttgtaacccatttttgggtccccaaataaatgaaataaaataaatagccaaaggaggttagaaaaataacaggaggcagaagcgctcagcaAATGGTCAGAAAAATCGGTCaaggaggttaaaaatacaaagattggatttttgacagtatattcttgaaggatgagagccatgttgagaaggaaatttgaattttgaggagaaaagcccaagtTTGGATGTTTatagacttaattggatttttaattgattttataggggatttgattgcaagaaaattgatttttaagtcaatttaggctttaattgaaagaaatttaagttctggggccaaaatatagtttttaggaatttattgggtcaaatcaggggtttaattgaataaatatggaagtttattgatcaattgagggcttaattgcataaatcagaggccaaggactaaagtgaaaaacacggCCAACTATGGGGGCGGAGATCGAATTTGGCAGGGATACAATTGAAATGAACAAGAAATGATAGAGGACTGATTTGAAGTTTggctcatttaaatgaaacgtccagaacggtgtcgttttgaacgacactgttcatcttcctccTTCCCCCGTTGAACAACAACAGAAgacaaaaaccattttcaaaaacCGTCCCGCCTCTCTCTCCTCGTCCCCACCGAAGCCCCACACCTTTAGACCACCGAACGGGTCACTGGCCGACCAGCCGTTGTGTGATTGAAGGCGCACCTGCtccattttttcctataaatagagagagaCCGAGGGGGAAAGGAGGgggagtgaagaaaaaaaacgcaggagagagaggagagggggggaaaactttttgaaacggagagaggaagaagtttaaaacgaggagagttttgttgaacgttggagaaagagagagagcacccaAAAACAGTTCCCCTCCTGGCCATTCCCCTCTCTCGGCCATTTCTTCCCTGCACCCGAAACAGCCTTCTCTGTCAACGGAGCCCCAGACCGACctcattttctcctccatccCAGCAGCGGCAGCAACACCAGGAGCCGCACCAACGCTGCCAACGCCCTCATCATCTCCTCTAgcccagcagcagcaacaccaggagaagagcagcagcagcaacaccaggaggaagagcagcaGCGGCAACACCAGGAGCAGTTGCAGTAACACGCCAACTGCACCAGCATTGCCAAACGCCACCACCATCCTGCCTCAGTTCATCACCTTCCTCCCACCCGGCGTTGCTGCTTGAAGAAAAAGGGAGCGCCTGCCTCGCGagcagcaggggaagaagaagaagaaaacaactgcTGTCATCGGGCGTCCTCTCCATTGCCACCAGCACCATCAAAGCTGCCAAACAACAGCAGAACCACCGCGAGAGGGAAGAGCACcgtgagaaacagaagaagaaaggagaagcagAGGAGAACAGAGTAAGGGAAAACACAgtgaagaaagggaagaaaagctCACCACCGTCCAAGCCATTCTCCGGTCAGCAACCGCCAGCAGCACCGCCTTCAGAGCCACCACAGGTCAGCCCTCTGCCCCTTATCTCattttactgttcatcttcttgcatgcggaacgtgcactgtgcacgttctgcaagcaagaaaataattagccggttactgtacatgtgcacagtaaccagctaattaattaacgggttgCTATGCGTGTACAGTACCCCCGGTTACTATGCGTGTACAGTACCCAGATGTACAGTGACCCcgtttactgttgttttgggctggaaccccagcccagcccatgctgctgggctgagtccagccctgtagaaagtagacccgttttattttgggccgatttcggcccaatcTCCTTtcgggccgggtctggcccgttcgaacaaaaaattctttaaaaattatttcaaaaaaaaatgtgattttctctaaatttattactgtattttgatcaatatcggtttgtatttttatactgtaaagatacaaatccgatattaaaatacccggtttttgtcaagtcttcaaaaaaaaatgttttgttttcatgcatacggcctagtctctccaacatatatatatataaatattataacatcatattttcacacaacaaaggaaatttcaaaaacaatatatgtattaacatgcattttggctttaataaccagtttattcaagccatgagaactaggccaatattttaaaaattctaaaaaatctttttgtcctcttttagtatatgggattacaaatttatacgtaaaacgtattcctgatgttaaaaatatgatttttacatagacgttagaacggttaggtttttacccgataaggtaaggacctccttattgaggaggacttttcttgaaccatggacggaccaacaactaggaaacacaacgaaaacaccttaaattttatcagacaataaaacgatgcagcttaccttaggtagggcgtatttggggtgctaataccttccctttacgcaaccagtccccgtacccgatctctgagaccagttagggttcctagtgaccaaaatactaggtggcgactcccacaccatttttcactgctaagagacaaagaattccttgtctcctcagatttaccagatatatatatccccCCATACAtttgagggtggacgatcgccgcgacgtcgctcacgtgcgacatgattaataaatataattgctGGTATTCAATATGTGctataatttatgtttatatatatctaaAGATAGTGAATGCATTTAATTAgtgcatatatattatattagcatcattatgattttgttttttgtatattGTTGCATTGCTCAAAGGAGATATGTTTGAGTATTTCTATGAATCTTTGCAATATctatttatatttctcttcaTTCGCATGCTTGTCTATTCCAATATTTAATGAGCTTAATTTCTAAATTAGTGTGAACAAATCCAATTTTATCTATCTTTAAGTTGAGAAACCCATTGTTATTACTGACACTAGCAGTGCCAAACAAAAATCTTTCCATAAAACTTGGAAAAGATCAAACAGACTGAGTCTAATGtttataccaaaaaatataactaataaTATTAAGTCTGCTCTTCCTAAAACTAAAACTGTTAAGGAATTTATGACATTTGTGAAAGAGCGTTCCTAAACTGATGGTAAGTCACTTGCTATTAGGGgtaatcattttcggttcggtttggtttttataaaaaaagtaaccaaaccgatttaaaaaaaaaatcgaaaccggttcaaaccgaccggtttcggttcggttttttaggacaaaaactagtttggctcggttttttttcggtttgggttcggttttttcggttttaggcttataaaaccaaaaccgaaccagtcggttttttcaaaattttaatcggtttaatcggttttttttcacgatttgatttttttgattattttttttccggttttctcggtttaatcggtttttcaatttttttgctaACTCCTACTTGCTATGACATTAATGGGTACTTTAACCACTATAAAGTTTGATGGTTCTCGTACCATGCACGAGCATATCATTAAAATGACAAATATTGCAACAAGACTTATGTCATTGAGAATGAATGTGGATGAGAATTTTCTTGtgcaatttattattaactCGTTACTTCCTGATTATGGTCCTTTTCAAATGAACTATAATACTATGAAGGACAAATGAAATGTGCATGAATTGCACAACATGCTTGTTCAAGAGGAAACGAGACTTAAGAATCAAGGAACCCATTCCATTTATTTTGTTAGCATTCAAGGAGCAGGAAAGAAAGTTAGTAAGCAACATGGAAAGGGAAAATATAGACCACTTAAGATAAATGAATCTTCTCTCCAAGTTTGTAAGAAGGGACATAAAAAAGATAAGTGTCACTTTTATGAAAAACCCGAACACTTTCAGAAAGATTGCCTGAAACGTAAGgcatagtttagaaaaaaaggtAAGCCTAATGCTTTTATatgtttcaaatcaaatttaaccGAGGTTCCTTATGATTCTTGACGGATTGATTCAGGATGTACAACTCATGTTTCTAAAACGATGCTGGGATTTCTTTCAATCCAAAcaacaaaaccaaatgaaaagTTTGTCTATATGGGAAACAGAGTCGGAGTTCTAGTTGAAGCTATTGGGACTTATCGTTTGGTTCTAGACACATGATATCATTTGGACTTGTTTCAAATTCTTTATGTATCCCTATTTTCTCAAAACGtagtttctttatccaaacttGATAAAGTTGGATATTGTTTTAAATCTAGGAATGaatgttttagtttgtttaaaCATAACCATCTTATTGGTTCtggttttattttagaaatcagATTCAAGAACAACTAGTGGTTTCTTCATTGGTTACccataaaaaattgaagggtataaatattattttcctaACCATAGCACAAGAATTGTTGAAATTGGAAATGCTAAGTTTAttgaaaatgatgaatttaGTGGGAGTGAAACACCATAGAATATGGAAATTCAAGAAGTTAGAGTACAAATCCCTTTATCCTTTATATCTTCTAAAGTTGTTGTTTCTCAAATTGTTgaatatttcaataattatcaagaacaataaattaatgattatacaCCCCATCATAAAGACATTGTTGATGAACTTATAATAGATGAACCACAAGAAATAGCATTAAGGAGGtcttaaagacaaaaaaaggtcTGCTATTTAAAATGATTATGTGGTATATCAAAAAGAGTCAGAATTTGACTAAGAAATTGGTAATGATCCAGTCTCATTTTCACATGCTATTGATAATTCTAAGAAATGGATTGATGCCATTAAAGATGAACTAAAATTTAtagaacaaaataaagtttaggaCTTTGTTAAAATACCTGAAGGTTGTGATAAAGTCGGATGTAAATGGGTCTTCAAGATCAAACGAGTCTCAAAtgacaatgttgaaagataTAAGGACATACTTGTTACCAAAGGTTTTACTAAAAAAGATGACATTGATTACAAAATGTTTTCTCACTAGTCTATAGGAAAGACTCACTTAGAATTATTATGGCTTTAGTAGCTCATTATTACTTATAGTTGCATCAAATAGATGTAAGAACAACCTTTATAAAAGGAGATTTAGAAGAAGAAGTCTAGATGGATCAACCTAAGggattttcaattgaaaagagagagagcacaTGGTGTGCAAGCTTAAGAAATCAATATATAGACTTAAACAAGATTTTAGACAATATTATCTCAAGTTTAATGATACCATTACTTTCTTTGAATTTAAGGAAAACATTGTTGAccagtgtatatatatgaaggtTAATGTGAGCAAGTTCAAATTTCTGATTCTGCATGTTGATGATCATGGTTTACTACACGAGACTAAGAAATTACTCTCTAAACCTTTAAGATGAAAGACATGAGAGAGATAACTTATGTGATTGAAATATTCTAGGATAGATTATAAGGATGGTTAAGGCTGTCTCAAAAGGcctattaaaaaagaagataagtTCAGTTTCATTCAATGCCCAAGGAAtgaattgaaacataaataaacgGAAGGAATTCCATATGCATTAATTGTTGGGAGCTTGATGCATGCTCAAATTTGTATTAGGCCAAACATCAATTTTGATGTTGAAATGTTAGGCATATACCATATTAATCCAAGTTTAAATCATTGGAAGGCCGCaaagaaaatattgagataCTTGTAAAGAATGAAAGATTATATGCTCacttataaaaaatctaatcatCTTAAGATGACTGGATATTTAGATTCAGATTTTGCTGGATGTGTGGATAtaagaaaatccatatttggtTATTTGCTCGTTTTAGCTGGAGGAGCAATTTCATGGAAGAGTGTAAAACAATCTCTTATTGTTGCATCCATTAGAAAAACTGAATTTATGGCATGCTTTGAGGCTACAATTAAGGCAAATTAGTTGTAGAACATTATTTTAGGACCTGGAGTAGTCGAAAATATCACCAAGTCGCTGAAAATTTATTGAGATAACTCTACAATCGTCTTCTTTTCTAAGAATGATATGTATTCAAGAGGTGCAAACATATGGAATTGAAATACATTGCCGTCAAAGAAGAATTTCAGAAACAAAGAGTGTCAATTGAACACATTAGCACCAATCTTATGATTGCTGATCCATTAACAAAAGGATTATCACCCAAGATTTTTTGCAATCTTGTAGAAAGGATAGTATCATAGCATATAATTGTTGATATTATGTCATGACTTTATGATGATGATATATTTGACACCATGAGCTTATTTATAAAGATGTTTATGATATCTCTTGTTTTCTATTTGGTATACATGATTGAATTAGAATAATGATAACAAGAATTGTCTTTGATAAAGACATTATTGTTGGACCGATAATGTGCTTCTCATTTACATATCATGTTAGGTAAAGACTAATATTATAATACATGGAAAGAACTATGTCAAATGGATGATGTACAACCACCATGACTATTATTAGTTCTTACTTGATTATGATATATGGTGAGACCAATGCATGTAAAGTTTTAGCATTACTCTATGCGCATGATGttagtatatttattaaattatgaagAAAGATAATATTCTGTGAGCTAAATGAAAGAATGTAAGATGTggcccacataaaaaaaaaaaggttcttaAATGGTTTAATAGAATATTAATGGCGGAACCTATTGATTAACTTTGAGAAGTAGCTACACATTTGATGGacgcataaaataaaaaatctctttagAAACTGATTCTCTCTACCCATAAcagtatattttatttcatcaaaacttttgaaaagaattttaaaaggggTTAATTAGaagaggaaattttttttttcattaattcacATCTgggatttcaatttttaaagaGGTTTACTATAGATCCAATTAATTATGAATGTGAGAAACATAAATTTCTAAGATCAGAagtattatgattttatttgattattcatATTTACAATTAGATAATTGCTAACAGTTAGCTgaagagaaaatattataaaatttcaaattaaagttTCTATATGATGATTTTATTTGGCATAATTCTTTGTTAcgttttcttgttgtttctgtCTGTAGACACACGCACACATGAATTTAGAATATTATGCCATTAATACATGCAGTCATCCCACCTTGAAGGTGCTGTGAGCTTGCCGTGCCTGGTCGGTCAAGATGTGGAACACATGGAATACTTTGTAACATTTGTACAGGCAAAAACAGCAGATGAAAGATTGACTGACCAACACAAAGATTGTTTTGTCAAAAAGGGAATTGTGTGTCTCTGTTCGATTCATACACTCAAGGAAAATTCTTGCCTTGATTATATTTGATGACTATCTCTAATTATTTCATCAAGGTATTTATTTATACGTACAAAGCTTGCTTAATTAAGATTAATTCCTTAATTAGGTTGAGCTGAGAGTTGTGTCTTCTAGCCCCTTGAGAAAATGGGATGAAATTTCTTTGAAATCGGCAAAttcaagaaatagaaaaatggGATTTATCCGTACACGTTGGTGGATAaagttttgtttgaaaaaacaCGATCTTCCATGTAGTttaccaaaattaattaattaattaatcctcaTAGATTtggaaatcaaatatttaatcttttaaataatcCATTCATAACTTAATCATTTTCATCCATTTCAAAATTAACtcttaacttaattaattttttaaaaaatagaacaagGAAACAAATAAGTGGGCAACATGGAAAGATTAAGTACAACCAACACTAATCAAGAGATTATTTAATAGATCTTTAATACTAAAAGAATTGATTATTATATTTCGATATTAAAGTtacaattaatttgaaaaaaacaacaacgtgACTTTTCAAGCTGGGATGGATTTAAAGACCTGCCCTAAACGGGAATCGGAAGGACAACTTTTGAGTGTAGACTAGAAAAATATTCATGTCCAAGTCTTTTGCTTTTGCGTACAAGCTAGAAAGAGCAATTAAATGAAGCTTCTTGCTGGTCAGTGATGGAGATGCTGGGGAACCAGGATGGAAGGAAGGTTGGAATTACATAGCAAGACAAATTCAACGACTATCTAATCAAATTACTTTGACTAAGACATGGTCTTAGCTTTCGTTTTAAAC of Populus trichocarpa isolate Nisqually-1 chromosome 16, P.trichocarpa_v4.1, whole genome shotgun sequence contains these proteins:
- the LOC7466092 gene encoding ammonium transporter 2, with the protein product MDAPAYEQVSPAVPSWLNKGDNAWQMIASILVATQSMPGLVILYASIVKKKWAVNSAFMALYAFAAVLICWVLLCYRMAFGDELLPFWGKGAPALGQKYLIAQARIPESTHTHEDGTRETVAPLYPMATLVYFQFTFAAITLILLAGSVLGRMNIKAWMAFVPLWLIFSYTVGAFSLWGGGFLYHWGVIDYSGGYVIHLSSGIAGLTAAYWVGPRLKSDRERFPPNNVLLMLAGAGLLWMGWSGFNGGAPYAANIDASMAMLNTNVCAATSLLVWTSLDVVYFGKPSVIGAVQGMMTGLVCITPGAGLVQSWAAIVMGILSGSIPWVSMMILHKKFALLQKVDDTLGVFHTHAVAGLLGGLLTGLLAEPELCDLILQVNTRGAFYGGNGGVQFLKQMVAALFVIGWNIVSTTLILLFIRLFIPLRMPEEQLAIGDDAVHGEEAYALWGDGEKYDPSKHGRITTLFGEETTQSPDVNGARGVTINL